A single genomic interval of Arthrobacter methylotrophus harbors:
- a CDS encoding NCS1 family nucleobase:cation symporter-1 → MTRKNQSPAVQSPSDPGDEYPEKVRILAEGRLVSDRLWNADLAPARQRNWRVRSLFALWMCDVHSIAGYTFAAGLFITGLVGWQVFLALVLGITLVYFLMNFAGTAGQKTGVPYPVLARMSFGLFGANLAALIRALIAIAWYGIQTWLASEAVLVLLFSVWPRLTPLDGPDVPHILGLTPLGWGAFLVLWAVQLLVIRRGMETVRKFQDWAGPAIWVAMFALAIYILTQAGDKFSLSIPGVAPLDGPAAWTQFFSAIALTVTYFAALLLNFCDFSRFSPDRKTILRGNFWGLPVNFIAFALVTVVVTAGAASYFTAEQYRGQDMFKVITDPVAIVQAINNPWITIIAAVTFVVATIGINVVANFVSASYDLANVAPHRIDFRRGGLISAVMAIVILPWNLFSSPVVIVYFLGGLGALLGPLFGVIFTDFFRIRHQRCKVSDLYHEDEKGLYFYTKGWNLKAIAALVPAAVVAGVLALVPALQTFLPGGSGLGPYSWFVGAILASTIYYAITRNDARTARARTEEHD, encoded by the coding sequence ATGACGCGGAAGAACCAGTCCCCAGCGGTGCAATCACCGAGCGATCCGGGCGACGAATATCCTGAGAAGGTCCGGATCCTGGCCGAGGGACGATTGGTCAGCGATAGGCTGTGGAACGCCGACCTGGCGCCGGCCCGGCAAAGGAACTGGCGGGTACGCAGCCTCTTCGCCCTGTGGATGTGCGACGTCCACAGCATTGCCGGTTACACCTTCGCGGCCGGTCTCTTCATCACCGGGCTGGTGGGCTGGCAAGTCTTCCTGGCTTTGGTCCTTGGCATCACCTTGGTCTACTTCCTCATGAATTTCGCCGGGACAGCCGGGCAGAAGACCGGTGTCCCATACCCCGTCCTGGCGCGCATGTCCTTCGGCCTCTTCGGCGCCAACCTGGCCGCCCTGATCCGGGCTTTGATCGCCATTGCGTGGTACGGGATCCAGACCTGGCTCGCCTCCGAAGCTGTGCTGGTGCTGCTGTTCTCGGTGTGGCCCCGGCTGACCCCGCTTGACGGTCCCGATGTGCCTCACATCCTTGGCCTGACGCCGCTCGGTTGGGGCGCCTTCCTGGTCCTGTGGGCGGTCCAGTTGCTGGTCATCCGCCGGGGGATGGAGACGGTCCGGAAATTCCAGGACTGGGCAGGTCCTGCCATTTGGGTTGCCATGTTCGCGCTCGCGATCTACATCCTGACGCAAGCGGGCGACAAATTCAGCCTCTCGATCCCCGGCGTCGCGCCCTTGGATGGCCCGGCAGCCTGGACACAGTTCTTCTCGGCAATCGCCTTGACGGTCACCTATTTCGCGGCGTTGCTCCTGAATTTCTGCGATTTCTCCAGGTTCTCACCGGATCGCAAGACCATTCTGCGCGGCAACTTCTGGGGCCTGCCCGTGAACTTCATCGCCTTCGCCCTGGTGACAGTGGTGGTCACAGCGGGCGCAGCGTCCTACTTCACGGCAGAGCAATACCGCGGACAAGACATGTTCAAGGTCATCACGGATCCCGTGGCGATCGTTCAGGCCATCAACAATCCGTGGATCACCATCATCGCTGCGGTCACGTTCGTGGTGGCGACGATCGGCATCAACGTGGTCGCCAATTTCGTTTCGGCCTCCTACGACCTCGCCAACGTGGCCCCGCACCGCATCGACTTCCGCCGCGGCGGCCTCATCAGCGCGGTCATGGCAATCGTGATCCTGCCGTGGAACCTCTTCAGCAGCCCGGTGGTGATCGTGTACTTCCTGGGTGGCCTGGGGGCGCTCCTTGGTCCGCTGTTCGGGGTCATCTTCACGGACTTCTTCCGCATCCGGCACCAGCGCTGCAAGGTGTCGGACCTGTACCACGAAGACGAAAAGGGCCTCTACTTCTACACCAAGGGCTGGAACCTCAAAGCGATCGCCGCCCTGGTTCCGGCCGCCGTCGTCGCGGGTGTCCTGGCGCTGGTCCCGGCCCTGCAGACCTTCCTCCCGGGAGGCTCGGGCCTGGGCCCGTATTCATGGTTCGTAGGGGCGATCCTGGCCAGCACCATTTACTACGCGATCACCCGTAACGACGCGCGAACGGCCCGCGCACGCACCGAAGAGCACGACTGA